In Spinacia oleracea cultivar Varoflay chromosome 5, BTI_SOV_V1, whole genome shotgun sequence, a single window of DNA contains:
- the LOC110794002 gene encoding disease resistance protein RGA2-like, producing the protein MEATQLRHLSWELRKKLIFEKSSVTGMVVAELADMLLKVMEDIECKLGVAECQLQVPGGVLNKDFKQGVEDGLSLLKSFLQGLQQGSKQFQGEGNDALKTLRLVKMMDSKKALVMEEELSSEDDTDKETIVRVLTESDSDKLSVIPMIGMPGTGKTLLVQRVYHERRVFEYFDVKHWVSVSDIRAGPSKLLDQVFKQKTCDIKIQEKFHSVVDGKRYLLILDGVTQGDQYQYQYQYHGVFLHHLLRNVSHGSKVILTASNMASLGNLEPLPLVKDAPYQLEYPSGDEGWNSFKSIAFGYEAAGEFRPENIKLNIAWEIYNKYAGMPRLLKNIAILLHSRGNWEYITDIQLKSIQDPFQTILSKLNLDSYKHISPEIQHCVKYCSLFPEGYEFNKVDLIHLWDAQDYLSTTPARPRELVGDEYFEELHNNGYFFKKNKADTNISVISYLMDSLVNEFIRSVTEPVICRAVDEAIGEANKNNVLHLSFIVDKSEWTVPSWIAEANKLKSLLFLPGTSRESAIIGSIPNIDRVLSKLSMLQALDLAAVNCEDLPEFFGDLNELRYLRLGVSSEYLPESITTLTKLQTLDLRNSNVVVLPRGFHRLVGLKHLYTGDRLMDLPPDFGKLTSLQTLDVFIVGENNKLDALAELTVLVGKLKIRYETQYNKDELKETVGILKNTYLTDISLIWSSSYEEEEEDVDDMLYSCLQPPPSLESLTVCRWKGVGLPQQLVDGFPVLRNLVSLHIEDCGRCKNLPIFSALPHLRFLQLWDLSTLEYIEIGDTDFPKQDYFPSLESLVLANLPLFKGWSRESHDHLNLPRLVKLGVSGCPKLKSMPQLQSLESLEAHYVHGLLLEHIQKSASDSSTLKRLEIVSVHHPLKSFSINSGLESLIIRQCSQLENLIVESSNLKQLEVHDCGKLIDITTGALTHLNLLEKLEIKRCEMLNWLEIKQDDYPDHDDSAWQRLKFIRSLKLLHNSSLNYLPKGFSFLERLEELSLHSLQNLRSIPEWIGNFRQLRRLSIRNCPVITELPDSLGRLSVLEQLAIYQCPRLKQIPESRLNSSCKLDIQDCPKLPRRDTNSQMI; encoded by the exons ATGGAAGCAACGCAGCTAAGGCATCTTAGTTGGGAACTTAGGAAAAAACTAATATTCGAAAAGTCGAGCGTGACCGGTATGGTGGTTGCGGAGTTGGCAGACATGTTGTTGAAGGTTATGGAAGATATTGAATGTAAGCTTGGTGTGGCAGAGTGTCAACTACAAGTACCTGGTGGAGTTTTGAACAAAGATTTCAAGCAAGGGGTTGAAGATGGCCTATCCCTACTCAAATCATTTCTTCAAG gattgcAGCAAGGGTCGAAACAATTTCAAGGTGAGGGCAACGATGCGCTAAAGACATTACGGTTGGTGAAAATGATGGATTCTAAAAAGGCTTTAGTTATGGAGGAAGAGTTGAGTAGTGAAGACGATACTGATAAGGAAACGATTGTAAGGGTACTAACTGAGTCAGATAGTGATAAATTGTCAGTTATTCCAATGATTGGGATGCCTGGAACAGGAAAAACATTGTTAGTCCAACGTGTGTATCATGAGAGGAGAGTTTTCGAATATTTTGATGTAAAACATTGGGTGAGTGTTTCAGACATCCGTGCAGGTCCGAGTAAGTTATTGGATCaagtttttaaacaaaaaacttGTGATATAAAGATACAAGAAAAGTTCCATTCTGTGGTGGATGGTAAAAGGTACCTGCTTATCTTAGATGGTGTAACACAAGGGgatcaatatcaatatcaatatcaatatcatGGGGTGTTTTTGCATCACTTGTTGCGTAATGTTAGCCACGGAAgcaaagtaattttaactgcctcaaacatggcttcccttggTAATTTAGAACCCTTGCCCTTGGTTAAAGATGCACCTTATCAACTGGAATATCCATCAGGTGATGAGGGTTGGAATTCTTTTAAAAGCATAGCATTCGGTTATGAGGCAGCTGGAGAGTTTCGTCCTGAAAATATTAAGTTAAACATTGCTTGGGAAATATATAATAAGTATGCTGGTATGCCACGACTTCTGAAGAACATAGCTATCCTGCTTCATAGTAGGGGCAATTGGGAGTATATTACGGATATTCAGTTGAAAAGCATTCAAGATCCATTCCAAACTATTCTGTCAAAATTAAACCTCGACAGCTACAAACATATTTCGCCAGAAATTCAGCACTGTGTAAAGTATTGTTCCTTATTTCCGGAGGGTTATGAATTTAATAAGGTAGATTTGATACATCTTTGGGATGCTCAAGACTACTTATCAACTACACCTGCAAGGCCAAGAGAGTTAGTTGGTGATGAATATTTCGAGGAATTACATAATAATGGATATTTCTTCAAAAAGAATAAAGCAGACACTAATATTTCTGTTATTAGTTACCTTATGGACTCCTTAGTGAATGAGTTCATTAGATCTGTGACAGAACCTGTAATTTGCCGTGCAGTGGACGAGGCTATCGGGGAAGCTAATAAGAACAATGTTTTGCACTTAAGCTTCATTGTTGATAAGTCTGAATGGACAGTACCATCATGGATTGCTGAAGCAAACAAGTTAAAGTCTCTACTTTTTTTGCCTGGCACATCAAGGGAATCTGCTATCATTGGGTCAATCCCAAATATTGATAGAGTCTTATCAAAATTAAGCATGTTACAGGCATTGGATTTGGCAGCAGTGAATTGTGAAGACCTTCCGGAATTCTTCGGAGATCTGAATGAGTTAAGGTACCTCCGACTTGGTGTATCTTCTGAATATCTTCCTGAAAGCATCACTACCCTCACCAAGTTACAGACACTGGATTTGCGAAACTCTAATGTAGTAGTACTTCCAAGAGGCTTTCACAGACTGGTTGGTTTGAAGCACTTATATACTGGAGATAGATTGATGGACCTGCCACCTGATTTTGGGAAATTAACATCTTTACAGACACTAGATGTATTCATAGTGGGAGAAAACAACAAGTTAGATGCGCTTGCTGAATTAACTGTTCTAGTTGGGAAACTTAAAATCCGTTATGAAACTCAGTATAATAAAGATGAACTGAAAGAGACGGTAGGAATTTTGAAAAATACATACTTAACTGACATATCACTGATATGGTCATCTTCatatgaagaagaagaagaagatgtaGATGATATGTTATATAGTTGCTTACAGCCCCCTCCAAGTCTTGAAAGCTTGACAGTTTGCCGTTGGAAGGGAGTTGGGCTTCCGCAACAGCTGGTTGATGGCTTTCCTGTCCTCCGTAACCTTGTTTCTTTACATATTGAGGACTGTGGTAGATGCAAAAATCTGCCTATCTTTAGTGCATTGCCTCATCTTAGGTTTCTACAGCTTTGGGATCTCAGTACCTTGGAGTACATTGAAATTGGGGATACAGATTTTCCTAAACAAGATTACTTCCCATCATTGGAGTCTCTTGTCCTAGCTAATTTGCCTTTATTCAAGGGATGGTCGCGTGAAAGTCATGACCACCTTAACCTTCCTAGGCTTGTGAAACTCGGTGTAAGTGGTTGCCCGAAGTTGAAGTCCATGCCTCAACTTCAAAGTCTTGAGTCACTAGAGGCGCATTATGTCCATGGGTTACTGCTGGAGCACATTCAGAAATCAGCTTCAGATTCTTCCACACTGAAGCGATTAGAAATTGTGTCAGTTCATCATCCACTAAAATCTTTTTCAATTAACTCCGGCTTAGAGTCCTTGATAATCAGGCAATGCTCACAATTGGAAAATTTGATCGTAGAATCCTCCAATCTCAAGCAACTTGAAGTTCATGATTGTGGAAAATTGATAGATATTACTACAGGTGCATTGACACATCTGAATTTGCTTGAGAAACTAGAAATCAAGCGCTGTGAAATGTTGAACTGGTTGGAAATAAAACAAGATGATTATCCTGATCACGACGATTCAGCTTGGCAAAGGCTCAAGTTCATCCGCTCTTTGAAACTATTACACAATTCTTCACTGAACTATCTGCCGAAGGGCTTCAGTTTCCTCGAAAGACTTGAAGAGTTATCCCTTCATTCACTTCAAAACTTGAGATCCATTCCAGAATGGATAGGGAACTTCAGACAGCTTCGCCGACTTTCCATTCGTAATTGCCCTGTTATAACAGAACTTCCTGACTCACTTGGTAGGCTCTCTGTTTTAGAACAACTTGCAATTTATCAATGCCCTAGACTGAAACAGATTCCAGAATCTAGACTCAACTCTTCGTGCAAGCTCGACATCCAAGACTGCCCAAAGCTGCCTAGAAGAGACACCAACAGCCAGATGATATGA